A window of the Gordonia humi genome harbors these coding sequences:
- a CDS encoding IS30 family transposase has protein sequence MSQSEAAARVGVNVRSARDWDQGVRHVSNSRIYPDGTVIDYNTGMTMQVEVPALPAVEAVLHPRYLSLEERETIADLYRSGMSLRAIGRVLGRPASTIKRELDARSEDGRYQPYLAHRAWAASRSRPKSSKLVTHVSLREYVQEKLSVRWSPEQISHTLRKEFPDDESMRVSPETIYQALYVQARGGLKREVAETLRTGRTRRKPRKHPGQRMSRFIDEMVMISKRPPEIEDRAVPGHWEGDLIVGPGSASAIVTLVERTTRYVLLGHLPGGHTAGEVRDVLIGLIGTLPEHLRGSLTWDQGAEMAAHRQFSIATGVPVYFCDPHSPWQRGSNENTNGLLRQYFPKSTDLRPYGSEDLEHVAQELNGRPRKTLGWDTPAERLRDLLMMP, from the coding sequence ATGTCACAGTCAGAAGCAGCGGCCAGAGTGGGCGTCAACGTGCGCTCAGCGAGGGACTGGGACCAGGGTGTCCGGCATGTGAGTAACTCCCGTATCTATCCCGATGGCACCGTGATCGATTACAACACCGGTATGACTATGCAGGTAGAAGTTCCCGCCCTGCCAGCGGTGGAGGCCGTGCTCCATCCCCGGTATCTCTCGCTCGAGGAGCGGGAGACGATCGCTGACCTGTATCGCAGTGGCATGAGCCTGCGAGCGATCGGTCGCGTGCTGGGAAGACCTGCCTCGACGATCAAGCGTGAGCTCGATGCTCGTTCTGAGGACGGCCGCTATCAGCCCTACCTCGCCCATCGCGCCTGGGCAGCGTCGAGGTCCAGGCCGAAGTCCTCGAAGCTCGTCACCCACGTGTCGTTGCGGGAGTACGTGCAGGAGAAGCTGTCGGTGCGGTGGTCGCCGGAGCAGATCAGCCACACTCTGAGGAAGGAGTTTCCCGACGACGAGAGTATGAGAGTGAGCCCGGAGACGATCTATCAGGCGTTGTACGTCCAGGCACGCGGTGGGCTCAAGCGTGAGGTCGCGGAGACACTGCGGACCGGGAGGACACGCCGGAAGCCGCGCAAGCATCCCGGCCAGCGCATGTCCAGGTTCATCGACGAGATGGTGATGATTTCGAAGCGGCCGCCCGAGATCGAGGACCGCGCGGTGCCTGGCCATTGGGAAGGTGATCTGATCGTCGGGCCAGGCAGTGCTTCGGCGATCGTGACGCTGGTGGAGCGAACGACTCGATACGTGCTCCTGGGGCATCTGCCCGGCGGGCACACCGCCGGGGAAGTCCGTGACGTGCTCATCGGGTTGATCGGTACGCTGCCTGAGCATCTGCGGGGGTCACTGACCTGGGACCAGGGCGCCGAGATGGCAGCGCATAGGCAGTTCAGCATCGCGACTGGGGTTCCGGTCTATTTCTGTGATCCGCACTCACCCTGGCAGCGGGGCAGCAACGAGAACACAAACGGGCTTCTGCGCCAGTACTTCCCGAAGAGCACGGACCTGCGGCCGTACGGGTCTGAAGACCTTGAGCACGTCGCTCAAGAGCTCAATGGTCGTCCACGCAAAACGCTCGGCTGGGATACCCCAGCCGAGCGTCTGCGTGATCTACTGATGATGCCTTAA